Proteins from one Deinococcus sedimenti genomic window:
- a CDS encoding MFS transporter, whose product MPVRAPTLTRPRQSHPAQSGHGPLVPLLALVTTAGYGALYYAQPVLAIAAEAERGWTRTHTSLPFTGALLVTAFLAPSAGRALDMRGGRTLLPAGAVAGAAGFALMTAPGFAPYLLGWLLVGVGMTLTFYEAAFTVLGQQRRGAARTRATLQVTLVAGLASTIFVPLVTALTQRSLNAALLSLAALLLVTALLARWYLPAGPASPPALTAGTTPDPPRPFRPDRPLRILTLGFTLARIVTVGVGLQLAPLLLDAGYSPAHAAVLTGLAGLAALPGRILFVPLLRLLPPATLTATLCASLGAGALLLTLAPGPAVPAGILIFGLASGALTLARAQQLAVTYPHQFGAANGHLARPVNLAQALTPLVMGGLFTWTGLYRPSLLLMAALGGAAALTLRR is encoded by the coding sequence GTGCCCGTCCGCGCCCCCACACTGACCCGACCCCGCCAGTCCCACCCGGCCCAGTCGGGTCATGGGCCGCTGGTGCCGCTGCTGGCGCTGGTCACCACCGCCGGGTACGGCGCGCTGTACTACGCCCAGCCGGTCCTGGCCATCGCCGCCGAAGCGGAGCGCGGCTGGACCCGCACCCACACCAGCCTCCCCTTCACCGGCGCGCTGCTCGTCACGGCGTTCCTGGCTCCCAGTGCGGGACGCGCGCTCGACATGCGGGGGGGCCGCACCCTGCTCCCGGCGGGAGCGGTGGCAGGCGCCGCCGGTTTCGCCCTGATGACCGCCCCCGGCTTCGCGCCGTACCTGCTGGGGTGGCTGCTCGTCGGGGTGGGCATGACCCTCACGTTCTACGAGGCGGCCTTCACCGTGCTCGGCCAGCAGCGGCGCGGCGCGGCCCGTACCCGCGCCACCCTGCAGGTCACGCTGGTCGCGGGCCTGGCCAGCACCATCTTCGTGCCGCTCGTCACCGCCCTCACCCAGCGCAGCCTGAACGCCGCGCTGCTGAGCCTCGCCGCGCTGCTCCTCGTCACCGCCCTGCTGGCCCGCTGGTACCTCCCCGCCGGGCCTGCATCACCGCCCGCCCTGACGGCGGGCACCACTCCCGACCCGCCCCGACCATTCCGCCCGGACCGGCCCCTGCGAATCCTGACGCTGGGCTTCACGCTGGCGCGCATCGTCACGGTCGGCGTGGGCCTGCAGCTCGCGCCGCTGCTCCTCGACGCCGGGTACAGCCCCGCGCACGCCGCCGTGCTCACCGGCCTGGCAGGACTGGCCGCGCTGCCCGGCCGGATCCTGTTCGTTCCGCTGTTGCGCCTCCTGCCCCCGGCCACCCTGACGGCCACGCTGTGCGCCTCGCTCGGCGCAGGTGCGCTCCTGCTGACCCTCGCCCCCGGGCCTGCGGTCCCGGCCGGCATCCTGATCTTCGGCCTGGCCAGTGGCGCCCTGACGCTCGCCCGGGCCCAACAGCTCGCGGTCACGTACCCCCACCAGTTCGGCGCAGCGAACGGGCACCTCGCGCGGCCCGTGAACCTCGCGCAGGCCCTCACGCCGCTGGTCATGGGAGGGCTCTTCACCTGGACCGGCCTGTACCGGCCCTCCCTGCTGCTAATGGCGGCGCTGGGCGGCGCGGCCGCGCTGACCCTGCGGCGCTGA
- a CDS encoding DUF6428 family protein, with protein sequence MTQTIPGLDTTLTLGLLDALHAAPSLPLEFHLNGNLLVQPGYHVTEVKAVTIEAMDCGGKASAWRETVIQLMDGTAQEALAGHMTTSKFLDIYTRVARHVPVRGDAEVRFEYGTARTPALQYHVTHVSHHGDRVTVHLREPGVQCKAGSACGESATDDTCAPDSGCCTPITLS encoded by the coding sequence ATGACCCAGACCATCCCCGGCCTCGACACCACCCTTACCCTCGGCCTGCTCGACGCCCTGCACGCCGCCCCCAGCCTCCCGCTGGAGTTCCACCTGAACGGCAACCTGCTCGTGCAGCCCGGCTACCACGTCACCGAGGTCAAGGCCGTCACCATCGAGGCCATGGACTGCGGCGGCAAGGCCAGTGCGTGGCGCGAAACGGTCATCCAGCTGATGGACGGCACCGCCCAGGAAGCCCTGGCCGGACACATGACCACCAGCAAGTTCCTCGACATCTACACCCGCGTGGCGCGGCACGTTCCCGTGCGCGGCGACGCCGAGGTCCGCTTCGAGTACGGCACCGCCCGCACGCCCGCGCTGCAGTACCACGTGACCCACGTCAGCCATCACGGTGACCGCGTGACCGTCCACCTCCGCGAGCCCGGCGTGCAGTGCAAGGCCGGCAGCGCCTGCGGCGAGAGCGCCACCGACGACACCTGCGCGCCCGACAGTGGCTGCTGCACCCCCATCACCCTGAGCTGA
- the arsN2 gene encoding arsenic resistance N-acetyltransferase ArsN2 has product MLTRPATQGDLPALHRLLLTLNLPTQGLADHLPHTLLTEDQEGPIALAALEVHGPHGLLRSVAVHPTAQGRGLATKLVEAQLHHARTLGLHSVSLLTTTAPEYFPRFGFQPIPRQGAPQTLLASREFQDACPATATLMHLPLHTQETP; this is encoded by the coding sequence ATGCTGACCCGCCCCGCCACCCAGGGCGACCTTCCCGCCCTGCACCGCCTGCTGCTCACCCTGAACCTCCCCACCCAGGGCCTCGCCGATCACCTACCGCACACCCTCCTGACCGAAGACCAGGAAGGTCCCATCGCGCTCGCCGCGCTGGAAGTCCACGGCCCGCACGGACTGCTCCGCTCCGTCGCCGTTCACCCCACCGCGCAGGGCCGCGGCCTGGCCACCAAGCTCGTGGAAGCCCAGCTGCACCACGCCAGGACGCTCGGCCTGCACAGCGTCTCCCTGCTGACCACCACGGCCCCCGAATACTTCCCACGGTTCGGTTTCCAGCCCATCCCACGCCAGGGAGCCCCACAGACCCTGCTCGCCTCCCGTGAATTCCAGGACGCCTGCCCCGCCACCGCCACCCTCATGCACCTGCCCCTGCACACCCAGGAGACCCCATGA
- a CDS encoding MarR family winged helix-turn-helix transcriptional regulator, which translates to MTVDQHNEVAADREAGALLRTVTRLFTELQQRNFACCDVQSSTQCLILSTLHREGPQTLTALTRSLNLDKAWLSRSTDDLAQDGHLIKAPHPSDRRALLLQLTEAGQDAARTLDTNLNAQSARVLARLPTGDRDQALRLLGTLSAALEAELHGDPTEAGCAC; encoded by the coding sequence ATGACCGTTGACCAACACAACGAAGTGGCGGCTGACAGGGAAGCCGGCGCGCTGCTCCGCACCGTCACGCGCCTCTTCACCGAACTGCAGCAACGCAACTTCGCCTGCTGCGACGTGCAGTCCAGCACCCAGTGCCTGATCCTCTCCACCCTGCACCGCGAGGGTCCCCAGACCCTCACCGCCCTGACGCGCAGCCTCAACCTCGACAAGGCCTGGCTCAGCCGCAGCACCGACGACCTCGCCCAGGACGGCCACCTCATCAAGGCGCCCCACCCCAGCGACCGCCGCGCCCTCCTGCTGCAACTCACCGAAGCAGGACAGGACGCCGCGCGCACCCTCGACACCAACCTCAACGCCCAGTCCGCCCGCGTCCTCGCGCGCCTCCCCACCGGCGACCGCGACCAGGCCCTGCGCCTTCTCGGCACCCTCAGTGCCGCCCTGGAAGCCGAACTGCACGGCGACCCCACCGAAGCAGGCTGCGCATGCTGA